The following proteins are encoded in a genomic region of Triticum dicoccoides isolate Atlit2015 ecotype Zavitan chromosome 1B, WEW_v2.0, whole genome shotgun sequence:
- the LOC119348862 gene encoding peroxidase 1-like, translated as MASRAATMVALLLAAVAATCARAQLHEKFYGESCPSVEDVVRKEMVRALSLAPSLAGPLLRMHFHDCFVRGCDGSVLLDSANKTAEKDAQPNQTLRGFGFVERVKAAVEKACPDTVSCADILALIARDAVWLSKGPFWTVPLGRRDGSVSISNETDALPPPTSNFTVLTQLFAAVNLDAKDLVVLSAGHTIGTSHCFSFSDRLYNFTGMENPSDIDPTLEPQYMMRLKSKCASLNDNTTLVEMDPGSFKTFDTDYFKLVSKRRGLFHSDGALLTDPFTRAYVQRHATGAFKDEFFADFAASMIKMGNANPLTGSQGEIRKKCSVVNH; from the exons ATGGCGTCGAGGGCTGCGACGATGGTGGCGCTGCTgctcgcggcggtggcggcgacgtgCGCGCGGGCGCAGCTGCACGAGAAGTTCTACGGCGAGTCGTGCCCCAGCGTGGAGGACGTCGTGAGGAAGGAGATGGTGAGGGCGCTGTCACTGGCGCCCAGCCTCGCCGGACCGCTCCTCCGGATGCacttccacgactgcttcgtcaGG GGGTGCGACGGCTCGGTTCTGCTGGACTCGGCCAACAAGACGGCGGAGAAGGACGCGCAGCCGAACCAGACGCTGCGAGGCTTCGGGTTTGTCGAGAGGGTGAAGGCCGCGGTGGAGAAGGCCTGCCCCGACaccgtctcctgcgccgacatccTCGCCCTCATTGCCAGGGACGCAGTATGGCTG AGCAAGGGTCCATTCTGGACAGTTCCTCTCGGCCGCCGAGACGGCAGCGTGTCCATTTCCAACGAGACCGACGCTCTGCCACCCCCGACCTCCAACTTCACCGTGCTCACCCAGCTCTTCGCCGCCGTGAACCTCGACGCAAAGGACCTTGTCGTCTTGTCCGCCGGGCACACCATCGGgacgtcgcactgcttctccttctCCGACCGGCTCTACAACTTCACCGGCATGGAGAACCCCAGCGACATCGACCCCACGCTGGAGCCGCAGTACATGATGCGGCTAAAGAGCAAGTGTGCCAGCCTCAACGACAACACCACCCTCGTGGAGATGGACCCCGGCAGCTTCAAGACCTTCGACACCGACTACTTCAAGCTGGTGAGCAAGCGGAGGGGCCTCTTCCACTCCGACGGCGCCCTCCTCACCGACCCCTTCACCCGCGCCTACGTCCAGCGCCATGCCACCGGCGCCTTCAAGGACGAGTTCT